CTTCCGACGCAGATCCTTCAGCTATGTTATTAGCTGCCAATCTGGGCTTGGTGGCCTTAGGAATCATTGTTTTGTCTACAGTGACAACTACTTTCTTAGATGCCTATTCCGCCGGGGTATCCTTCTTGAATATTTTTCCCCGATTTAATGAGAAAGTGATTGCCTTAGTTATGACAGCTATTGGAACAGGAATTGCGGTTGTGGTAAATATTGAAGAATATGAGAGTTTTCTTTACGCCATTGGCTCAGTTTTTGCTCCTTTGTTTGCCATCCTTTTGACAGATTACTTTTTATTAAACCAAAAGAAGATCCAACCGGATCTTTTGGCAAATTGGGAATCCCTTTTGCTATGTGCCGCAGGTACTGTATTATACTATCAATTCATAAACTACGATTTCATCATGGGAGCTACAATCCCCGTCATGGTGATCATCAGTATTATCCACTTTATAATAGGGAGGTTTACTGAAAAATGGAAATTCGTGAGCAAATCTTCAAAAGCTTAAGTGCCGTTAAAGAAAAAAGTCCCCTGATTCACCACATAACCAATTACGTTACCGTGAACGATTGTGCAAATATTGTCCTGGCCATCGGAGGGTCTCCGGTTATGGCGGACGACAAGGAAGAAGTCGCAGAAATGGTTGGCTTCGCTTCTGCTTTAGTTCTTAATATTGGAACCCTTAATGCTCGGACTATTGAAAGCATGTTATCGGCAGGAATACGGGCCAAGGAATTAGGGGTGCCCGTCATTCTTGACCCTGTAGGGGTTGGTGCCACTCAATTGAGAACCAATACCGCTGAAAAGCTGATTAAGGAGTTAAAGCCTGAGGTTATTCGAGGGAATATGTCCGAAATCAAAGTTTTAGCAGGTTTAGAGGTAGCCATTAAAGGCGTAGATTCTCTTGCTGATGAAGAGGATAGTTCGGTTGTTGCTCAAAAGCTGGCTTCTGAGTTAGGTTCAGTCATTGCCATTACCGGGAAAACCGATGTGGTTTCCGATGGGACCAGGGTTTGCCTGTTGGACAACGGGCATCGAATCCTCGCAGACGTTACCGGTACAGGCTGTATGACCACTTCTCTTATTGGTACTTTTTGCGGCGCCGACAAGGATTATTTTACAGGAGCTGTTGCCGGAATTATAAGTATGGGTCTGGCCGGAGAATTCGCTTATGCTTCTCTGCGACCCGGAGAGGGAATCGGAACATTCAGAGCAAGGCTGATGGACGGAATTTACAATTTGACTCCGGAAATCCTGGCGAAAGAAGGAAGAATTCGTTATGAATAAAGCAGCTGTTGATTATACTTTGTACTTGGTTACCGACCGGAAACAACTGGGAAATCGAGATTTAGCAGAAAGTATTGAACAGGCTATTCAGGGCGGGGTCACTCTGGTCCAGCTTCGGGAAAAATCAGTTTCCACCAAAGAATTTTTGCAGCTGGCAGAAAAAGTTAAGGAGATTACCTCTCGATATCAAATTCCCCTGATTATCAATGATCGCCTTGATATCGCCCTGGCAATTGACGCCGATGGCTTACATGTAGGTCAGGATGATCTGCCTATGGTCAAAGCAAGAGAGTTGTTAGGCCCGGATAAAATTATTGGGGTCTCGGCAAGTACTTTGGAAGAGGCTCTTCTTGCTGAACAGCAGGGTGCCGATTATTTAGGTGTCGGTGCAATTTTTACTACGGCAACCAAAACTGATGCAACCGATGTAAGCCTAAAGCAATTGGAAGTTATTAAGCACTCCGTCTCCATACCTGTTGTGGCCATCGGCGGTATTGGAACCACAAACCTGCCCTTAGTCAGAGCCGCCGGGGTGGACGGAGTTTCCGTGGTATCCGCCATTTTAGGGCAAGAGAATATCTATTCAGCCGCTATGGAATTAAAGAAAATATTATCTTTTTGACAGTAGTTGTCGATTAATGCAGAAAGAACTATTCAGGTCACTGAATAGTTCTTTTTTCTCTAAAATATCTCTAGTAAAACAGATTAATTGTCGATATTATTAGACTAGAGATCAAATGCCTATTTAGAAAACTTGGCTGGTGCCCACGAAGACACTGTCTTCGCACGTATTAGTCATCTCGCAGTATACAACGAAAAGTTATACTTTCTGATTAGTATTAAAAAGGAGGAAAGAAGTGTCCGAAACATTTGATGAATTAATCAAGCAAATTGAAGGATTACGGTTAAATCTGGTAAAGATGAAAGAAGGAAGGGCATATACAGATCCTGAAGTAATAAAGGCGAGTCGAGCCCTCGATGAAGTCTTAGACAAATATCAGGAACTGTTATTTCACAAAGCTTAAAAAGGCTAAAAGCAATAGCATGCTTTTAGCCTTTTTAAAATCATAAAAACAGCAGACAGGTGCCGCTGTGGAAGCGGCATGAGGCGAACCATGCTTAAACAAACCCAGACCCGAAAGCCAGGGCAGATTCGTCCACAGGAGCGAACCCATTGCATGGAGAGGCGGTATAAGCCCACAAGCGACTGCGGGGAATGCGGAGCCTGGTTTACATCAGGTACTACCCTGAGGTTTAGCACGAAAGTGTCCGGCGGACACTTTCGCCGAAGCGGGAATCTCCAAAGAAGACTTATCCGCTGAAGGTAGCTCCCGTAGGCGCGAGTGGGCGAGCCTCAGAATGCTGCGGTGAGCGGATGTGGTGAAGCTCACTTATTCAAACCCACGACCCAAAATTGTTTTATTGTAGCTAAACAGTTTTCAATGATTCCCTGTCAACGAAAACATATTTCAAACCAGTGTTGTTAACTCAGATTTCAGCAGAAAGAGATGTCTGGCAAAAGCTTTATAAAACCCCGAATTTCATACACTGGGGCCTCCCAGCGAACGCCATTGATCCCAGCTCTGTCCATTATAATTTCTATGCAATAGTTCATCATTCAACCCCTTAGCAAACACATCTATCTGTCTTTGATCTATTATGCGGCTGCGGGTGCGGAATCGAGAATTTGACCAAGGTCTATCCATTGCGGCTGATAGCCGCAGGCACCGATCAAAATTATCCGACGATTGCCGCCAGACCCGTACGTCTTAAAATGGTGAAACCAAATCGCGATGTGATTAAATCCGGCGGTCTGCCCTTTTCGCCGGGGTAATGATTGATTTATTCGGGTAAGAATCCCCATCAAACTTTAAAGCGAGATGAAGTTTAATGCCGCTTTTTGTTTTCCGAAATTCCGCCCAGCGATAACGGTATAAGCAGACACTGATGGTACCAAAATACTTTCCTAGTTTCCTATCAACTGACTAAGCTGCTGTTCAATTCCTTTCCTCACGACAGCCTCTCCCCCAAATATTGTCACTCCAGTCAGTTTCTTGCCTTTCAAATAATTCACGACTTGATCGGACAAGCTGCCATCTGCCAGAACAATTGAGGTATTATGATTAGCAGCATAGACACTTCCAGCCAACGCATCCGGGAAATTATTGCCGGTAGCGATACAGACACTTTGCCCAGCTAAGTTAAAGTATTGGGCGACGGCCAGGGAGGTATCGTAGCGATCCTGCCCGGCAATTCTTATGATATTTGTTTTGTCTAAAGAGGTGATCTGTTCTACTTGACTTTCAACCGCTGAGCTGATAACCCCTTCTCCTCCGATGATATAAACTTTACTGGGTTTAATGGCCGCTATTTCATTCTTGACTACATCACTGATTTCGTCTTTTTGAACTAAAAGGATAGGGTACTGACTTTCCGCAGCCACACTGCTGATGGATAAAGCGTCCGGATAGTTTTCTCCGAAGGCCAGAACAATCGGTGTTCCGCTCTTGACCTGTAATTGATCGGCTATTTTGACCGAAGTTTTATAGCGGTCCGTTCCGCCCAGGCGGCTGATCTGGCTGAAACCATCTGCTTTGATTTTGGCTTCCATATCAGCGCTAACCACGGCTGTTCCACCTAAGATATAAACGTTTCCTGACGTGGCAAGGTTTGACTTCATATAGTCTAAGACTTTTGCTTGATCGGCCTCCGAACTTCCAACGAGTAGGATCGGGGCATTGAGCTTGTAAGCTAGGACACTTCCGGCTAAGGCATCCGGATAATTGCCGGCGGTGGCTAGGACTACGTTGGAAAGTGTTCCTGTATAGTTTGCTTTGGCGATGGCCAAGGCAGTATCGACCTGGTTCTGGCCCGCCAGTCGGTTGACTCCGTTAATGGGTGTGTTCATTTCAAAATCCCAATGAACGATATCTTGCCCTACGGAAATAGTCGGACTTGTATATGATTCATATCCCTCCTTGGAAGCTACAATATAGTAATCCGTATCTGGGAAGACCATAAAACCATAAGCACCCTTCGCATCACTTGTCTGCGGATTCTGGTTGTTATTGGGCTTAAATCCATCAATGCCCTGTAAGGTTACGACAGTGTCGGGAGTTTTGCCATTGGTCTTATTGCGTTCTGTATTTGCATAGTACAAGGTAACCTTTGTTCCAACAACAGGCTTACCAGTTGCCGCATCCGTGATAATACCATAGGGGTCAATTAAGGTGCATTTTAAACTGACAGTCCCACTACTCGAAACTGTGATTTCCAAGGTTCCTAGTGTAATTGTTTGTCCATTGCCTAAATCATAGGTAATCTTATATTGATTGTCCGTTCCTTTGGCTAGGTTGGCAAAATTAATGGTTCCATCCGCAGAAACGGCTACTGACGAATCTGCTGCTGATACATAACTCACTTTTGTCAGATCGCTTAAAGGACTCGAGGTTCCGTCAGATTGTTGGAAGGATAGAGTTTGAGCTGCCTGCATGGAAACGGCATAATTTCCGTTGCTGTCGATCGTTACAGTTCCTGTCAGATTGGAAACAGTTGCTCCGGTCGTACCGTTGATGACACTGCCGGTAACGGTGCTTCCTCCGCTTGATGCACTGCTGCCGCCGGAGAAACTTCCTCCACCGCCGCCTTCGTGTGTTGAATTAGGAACCGCCTCAAAAACTGCCGATACGACAACATTAGCTGCTGGCATCGTAAAGCTGGTACCTGTTATGATATGATCTCTTCCATCATTATATTTCAACGTCCCTGGCATTAGCTGCATTCCTGAGTCTGGGGTTATGGTCAAGTTAATAGCCGAACCGGACGTTGCACTGGTTGGATTAGCCGTAATGCTTCCCCCTGTCAGTGAACCGATACTGACAGTGTAATAGGTTGCCGGAGACTGTCCTGATTCAGCGTCAAGAAGGGCCTGATAGATTGCTGCATGTCCTGCTGTTGTGGGATGTGGATCGAGCTGCAGTGTCGCCAGGTTGAAATTAACGGCTCCAGGAGTTGCTTTAAACATGGTATAGACATCTGCAACTTTATAGCCCGCCGCTGCGTTATTGCTGATTGCTTGATTGATCCCTTTGATGAGAGGATCAAAAACTGTATACAGTGGATCCTGTTGGCTAAAGGGATTGTAAAGATTCAGGACGTAAATTTGGGCCTGGGGGGCAAGGGTTTTAACCGTAGCAATTATTTGCGGAAAATCTGTGCTGAATTGAGTAACACCGGACTGCAAAGCTTGACTTAAGGCTGGCGAAGTCGCTAAACTCGCCAAGATGACGTCTTTGTTCGGATTTGCAGCCATAGCCGCCGCCAATTGCGTGGTTAAATTGGGATTATTGACAGGGTTCACCCCAAATGCCGTACATACTGAAGCAATGACCGGGGAAAGCAAATTATCCCCGCCGATGCTTATGGTAATAACATTGGCATTTCCGACAGCTGTGCTATATTGAGGCGTTAATAATCGTTGCAATAAATCGCTGCTCTTATCTCCCGATACGGCTAGATTATTCAAGACAAGCTGATTATAAGCAGGGTCTGATAGAAGATGATTATAGAAAAGATGTGTGTAGTCACTTCCGGCTGCGGCACTCATTCCATAAGCAATGGAATCACCCAGAGAGAGAAAGGTTGGAGTGGTATACGCCGGCACCACCACGTCAACGGTAGCCCCCGCATTATACCCTGTTCTTGCTGCATATCTTATTTGATACGTCCCTGCTGCCAAGCCGGTGATTTCTAAGGATGAAGATGTCACTGGTGTAAAATCGGTTGCTCCCTGAAGTCGGTATTCCATGCTGTCACTGACGCCGGTGATTTTTCCGTCATTATTGTCTGTTGTAGTGGGGGCTATTCCAGTCAGCCCTGTTGGAGCGGCCTGGTCCTGGTTCTGGGCAGCGTACGCAAATTGGTCACTTGGAACGACTGCGCTCGTTCCGCCTGGTGTTGTTACCCTCACATCCACTGTTCCGCTTCCTGCCGGGGAAGTGGCAATAATCGCGCTGTCCGTGGTGACGCTATAACTTGTTGCCACTGTGCCGCCAAAGTTAACTGCCGTGGCTCCGGTAAACCCCGTACCTGTAATCGTTATCGACGTTCCTCCAGTTTCCGGACCGCTAGTGGGTGCGATACTGGTTATAATTGGTCCTGGTATCGCCGTCCATTTCGCATAAAGGGTAATATTATTTATCACTGTATCGCTATTGAAATTCCAAGCGTTGGTACAGTTAGCTTCCTTGTACCATCCTCCGAAGGTGTATCCGGATTGAGTTGGAGTGGTTGGAGCGCTGATGGTGGAACCGGGGGGTACATTACACAGGCTTGACACCGCACTACCGCCTTGGGAGTCGAAAGTCACGGTGTACATACTTGGCGGAACTGGCTCAAACTGGGCCGTTACAGTGACATTAGTCGCCGGTATCGCGAAGCTTGTGCCGCTGATTGCGTGATCAGTTGTTCCGTCGCTATATTTTAAACTTCCGGCTCTCAGTTGCATTCCAGAATCCGGGGTTATAGTCAGGGTAATAGCTGTCCCTAAGGTTGCCGAGGTCGGACTGGCGGTGATACTCCCGCCTATCGTGCTATCAATGCTCACAGTATACAAAATGAAGTTCACTGTCAGGCTGCCGCTCGTACCGGTGATAGTGTTCGTTACCGTATCCGTCGCCGTCACCGTCTGCGTTCCTGCCGTCTCAAGCGTCGCTCCGCCGCTGAAGGTGTGAGTTCCGTTATCTCCAGACACGAATGTGTAATCCGCTGGCAATACTGCATTGCTATCTGTACTGCTAAAATGTACGCTTCCCGTATAACCGCTCATCGTGTACCCATTGGAATCTTTGGCCGTCACCGTCACATTAAATGCTGTCCCCGCCGTGGGGGTGTTGGTGGAAGTAGCCACTGTCAGGCTGCTTGCAGTGTCCAGAGTCGTAGTGACATTACTGTCGGATATTAAGATGTCAGGATTCAGATACAAAGCTGGACGGACGTAGTTAGTCCAGTTGCCGGGGCAGGCGGATCGGCTGCCGTCCCAATTGGCGACTTCGACGTAGGAGTCTGAGGTAGTACGTAACCACCAAGAACCGGTGTTTGTATCCGCTTTCACACCTGGAACTCCTTGATATTGTTGGTACTCGCTGTAGCTGAGCAGGCCGATCTGACAGGGCACACTGCTGCTCGCCGATTCGCTACCCTCGGGCCCAGTGGTCCAGGTGTGGTTCTGGATCAATGAAATATCGGCAGGGTAATTGTCCGACAAGTATTTGTAAAACCCGGTGCCTGAAAAGCCACCATCGTAATTGGTTCTATTTAGAAAGCTTGCGATGTTATATGAGTCATTAGGGTTAAACGTGTTGCTGCCTTGAATATCAAATTTCTCTGCGCATTTATTTCCCGTTCGTGCGTCATAAAAATTCCGCATTAGCAGGTAGCCGGTGCTGGGATTCAACACGATCCAGGTGTAACCGGCGAAACTCACCGTATCGCCCGCTTGCAGGGAGCTCAGTGGTTGTTCCGTTGCTGCCGAGGCTGACCCGGGCTGGCCGAACATGGCGACTGTTACCAAAATGAACAGCAACAGGTGAGCGGCCCAGTTAACTTGTTTTTTCATT
This Desulfosporosinus orientis DSM 765 DNA region includes the following protein-coding sequences:
- a CDS encoding cell wall-binding repeat-containing protein, with protein sequence MMSVRLTVDKYPVQDPGLTGGVDLEEEQRMKKQVNWAAHLLLFILVTVAMFGQPGSASAATEQPLSSLQAGDTVSFAGYTWIVLNPSTGYLLMRNFYDARTGNKCAEKFDIQGSNTFNPNDSYNIASFLNRTNYDGGFSGTGFYKYLSDNYPADISLIQNHTWTTGPEGSESASSSVPCQIGLLSYSEYQQYQGVPGVKADTNTGSWWLRTTSDSYVEVANWDGSRSACPGNWTNYVRPALYLNPDILISDSNVTTTLDTASSLTVATSTNTPTAGTAFNVTVTAKDSNGYTMSGYTGSVHFSSTDSNAVLPADYTFVSGDNGTHTFSGGATLETAGTQTVTATDTVTNTITGTSGSLTVNFILYTVSIDSTIGGSITASPTSATLGTAITLTITPDSGMQLRAGSLKYSDGTTDHAISGTSFAIPATNVTVTAQFEPVPPSMYTVTFDSQGGSAVSSLCNVPPGSTISAPTTPTQSGYTFGGWYKEANCTNAWNFNSDTVINNITLYAKWTAIPGPIITSIAPTSGPETGGTSITITGTGFTGATAVNFGGTVATSYSVTTDSAIIATSPAGSGTVDVRVTTPGGTSAVVPSDQFAYAAQNQDQAAPTGLTGIAPTTTDNNDGKITGVSDSMEYRLQGATDFTPVTSSSLEITGLAAGTYQIRYAARTGYNAGATVDVVVPAYTTPTFLSLGDSIAYGMSAAAGSDYTHLFYNHLLSDPAYNQLVLNNLAVSGDKSSDLLQRLLTPQYSTAVGNANVITISIGGDNLLSPVIASVCTAFGVNPVNNPNLTTQLAAAMAANPNKDVILASLATSPALSQALQSGVTQFSTDFPQIIATVKTLAPQAQIYVLNLYNPFSQQDPLYTVFDPLIKGINQAISNNAAAGYKVADVYTMFKATPGAVNFNLATLQLDPHPTTAGHAAIYQALLDAESGQSPATYYTVSIGSLTGGSITANPTSATSGSAINLTITPDSGMQLMPGTLKYNDGRDHIITGTSFTMPAANVVVSAVFEAVPNSTHEGGGGGSFSGGSSASSGGSTVTGSVINGTTGATVSNLTGTVTIDSNGNYAVSMQAAQTLSFQQSDGTSSPLSDLTKVSYVSAADSSVAVSADGTINFANLAKGTDNQYKITYDLGNGQTITLGTLEITVSSSGTVSLKCTLIDPYGIITDAATGKPVVGTKVTLYYANTERNKTNGKTPDTVVTLQGIDGFKPNNNQNPQTSDAKGAYGFMVFPDTDYYIVASKEGYESYTSPTISVGQDIVHWDFEMNTPINGVNRLAGQNQVDTALAIAKANYTGTLSNVVLATAGNYPDALAGSVLAYKLNAPILLVGSSEADQAKVLDYMKSNLATSGNVYILGGTAVVSADMEAKIKADGFSQISRLGGTDRYKTSVKIADQLQVKSGTPIVLAFGENYPDALSISSVAAESQYPILLVQKDEISDVVKNEIAAIKPSKVYIIGGEGVISSAVESQVEQITSLDKTNIIRIAGQDRYDTSLAVAQYFNLAGQSVCIATGNNFPDALAGSVYAANHNTSIVLADGSLSDQVVNYLKGKKLTGVTIFGGEAVVRKGIEQQLSQLIGN
- a CDS encoding aspartyl-phosphate phosphatase Spo0E family protein, producing MSETFDELIKQIEGLRLNLVKMKEGRAYTDPEVIKASRALDEVLDKYQELLFHKA
- the thiE gene encoding thiamine phosphate synthase, yielding MNKAAVDYTLYLVTDRKQLGNRDLAESIEQAIQGGVTLVQLREKSVSTKEFLQLAEKVKEITSRYQIPLIINDRLDIALAIDADGLHVGQDDLPMVKARELLGPDKIIGVSASTLEEALLAEQQGADYLGVGAIFTTATKTDATDVSLKQLEVIKHSVSIPVVAIGGIGTTNLPLVRAAGVDGVSVVSAILGQENIYSAAMELKKILSF
- the thiM gene encoding hydroxyethylthiazole kinase translates to MEIREQIFKSLSAVKEKSPLIHHITNYVTVNDCANIVLAIGGSPVMADDKEEVAEMVGFASALVLNIGTLNARTIESMLSAGIRAKELGVPVILDPVGVGATQLRTNTAEKLIKELKPEVIRGNMSEIKVLAGLEVAIKGVDSLADEEDSSVVAQKLASELGSVIAITGKTDVVSDGTRVCLLDNGHRILADVTGTGCMTTSLIGTFCGADKDYFTGAVAGIISMGLAGEFAYASLRPGEGIGTFRARLMDGIYNLTPEILAKEGRIRYE